The Anas acuta chromosome Z, bAnaAcu1.1, whole genome shotgun sequence DNA window GTTTATTTGGATGATTTAAAGTGATTTCACTGTGGAATTTAGGTTTATCCAGGACAAACATCCAGAGTGTCTTGTCATTTGGAATATTCTTCTTTTAGGCGATGGCTTTGGCTTCAGGTAGGAATGCCTCCCAGTATTTTATTAGCTtgaagaaaatggggaaaaaaatcactgttaagTACTAACcgttggaaaagaaaacacatataCCTTCCTCTTCTTGTGGCAAACTTCTCTCCACTCAATTCAGTAAGAACACAGATGCATCATATTATCTATTCACATTATTACATTATGCAAGAGAATACAAGTAAAAAATATACAAGTTCGCTCAAGCAACAGTTATTATTATACATTGAGCAAAATACTACAGAATACAGTAATAAAGAATTTGCCAGGttaatttgctatttttacCTCTAGTGTGTGCAAGCCTCTTCAATAATTCAAAGTACATATTTATTACAATTTATTCCAGTCTAAAAGTTCAAGTATTACTTCAGttttagaaggaaaacagacaagAAGCTCCATTCCCCATATCCCTACAGGAGCTTCTCCCTTGCTTGCCTGAATTAGAGCTGTGCAAATGAGCATAGTAATAGCTAGAAAACTGCAGTCTGTGTTCTCCAATACCATACAGACTAGTagtagttatttttgttttaggaaCTGCTACACTTACagcccatctttttttttttttaactaaccTAATATGTAACATTAAATATTAACTTGTACAAAACTTAAAATTTATCTtacctgctgctgtgtttgcacTAATGATTCTAAGTACTTGATAATAACAGTTTTAAAGTCTTTCACTCGTTCCttctgttaataaataaattatggcATTAACCAATTTTACATGGAACATCAGTATTATCTAAAGCAAAAATGCCATATACTCAGAATTATACGTGCCTCAAATCTTCCCACTTCCTTGCGAATGGTTTTGGAGATCTGCTCAAAatctttttccccttgctgAACTTTTGTCTCCCACTGGCAAAGGAAAGACATGCAGAAATGAAACTGTGTTCTCCGTTCAGTTCATCAATATTTCAACATTTCCGTGTATTAATGATAGTCATTCAGGAGCTGAAAAGGACCTGTTTGTCCTTTTCCATACTTAAGGGAAAGTCTAACAATAAcaatttccaaatatttgtaGACTAGGACATCACATTAAATGATGGTATCTCTATCACAGTGACACCTGTAGAtgacaaatatttcagtattgtCACTCAGAAATACTTAAAATCTTTAAGAGATTGTTTAGCAAAGGAAAAGGATCTCTAAAGCTTTATTGGCCATTTCCTTCACAAACACTGCTCTAATAAGAATCTAAACCATATGAGAATAAGAAGAATCTAAACATACGAGAGTCTGGGAAGTCACTTCCCTGTACTTTCCtaatttcttcataaaatcacttaggttggaaaagaccatcAGGTCCAAACATCTCTGCCTACAGTTATGCATATCCTTATCTTCCTCATAGTTCTATTACAGATAAGCTCACaatgccttttgttttgttttgcagttaaaATCAAAGCACACACTCTCTTTTTCAGTGGTGACTGAAGATACAAGAGGAGTAGAAAGGCTACTGCAGGTAAgatcataaaaggaaaattcagatAAAGTGATGTTGCCTGAGGGTTATGCCATACTGGGAGTGTGGTATTCATGTAAAAATACTACATGACACTAGCTTATATTTGTTCTTGGTTTATGGGAAGAGACGTCCAGCTACACAGTAAGAGATCATTATCTTATACGTTGCCTCGTAACTAGTAGGCTTGCTTTTGCCCTTGGCTTTACATACCTATTACATTGTTAAATTCAAACCCTTTGTGTAGGTAGCTATGAAAAAGACCATCAGCCTGACACCGCAGACACATTTAGGCTaacatttcaaaaatgcaaCTGTATTTGTTCATCTCAACATACTAACCCAATCATGGGAGCTAAGTGACTCAGTAACAGCCACCTTCCTCAGAAAAAGGCTGCCAGGAAGCAACTTACTCCAACGTAACATGTTCTTGTCAGCAATCCAGCGGTACTGTCTAGTCACAAAGGCATTTTGTGTTGCAGCATCAATTTACTGCTGTGCTAAGAGATGAACACAATCTACCCGTTCCAATAAATATCttgatatttttatctttagttTACATTTATCCAGAATCCCCTTATTTTCAGATACACGTTTATGATGCCATATAATATGTCGTAACAGGATGTGCTTCAGGGAAACACAGCCTGAACAGTTATATATCTAATCACTGAAACAATACAAAACTCAGACAAGAAAAGGGTAGATTAAGACTGTACCATTCTACCACTGCAACTAGGGGCACCTGAAATTTCAGTGCAAGGCTCTATAGGTGTAGGGGACCCCCATCCCTGTTTCATCACCTCCAAATGCCAGGTCTAGTATAAATTATCACTGCTTGATGGTCTGCCACCCTATAGTTTCTGACACGTAGGAATTTTCACTTTTCAACACAGTATTTCtaggataatttttttttcctgcaaaaaaTAACTGTCACAGATGACATTCAAGCTGCAATTTCTCTGCCACAAGGACTGCTACCACTGAATCTGGCAACTCTGAGTTTATTTAAATGGAAGCAATCTTTTCACCAGCAGATTCAAATTGAGGGCTTACTAACAACCTTCTCTGCTCATCcagtaaagaggaaaaaattcttAGGAACAGCATCGCTAATTCTTTTCACATTGGGATTGAGAAGGGATCACTATTTCCTACTACTCCCAACACTCAGGAAGTATTTTGGCTGAGCAGTCGGCTCACTTGTAGCACTGTGGATGGATGAGTCACATCAAGAGTACCAACCAACAAGAATGTGGTCACATAAGACTGACAGTAAGTTTTGCCAGTaaacaaggcttttttttttttttttttttaagaataagaaAGCCAAGTTAATGAGAAACTTCAATACCATATGCAAAATATACTGAAGTGCAGAAAGAACAAAGCAGATTGTGGTTAGTGACCAATGAGGAAGCCAAACAAAATAACTGCATAATAAGAGTTGGAAATCTAAAATGATGTTCTCCCATTATTTAATGAGAGAATACTGGTGCATAATCAGAATGTATTAATGTTAATTATTTAAGTTGTCCTACCTCTTCAATTTCCTTAGTGAAGCATGACAGAAAAAGTGTATAGGTTATGACACTTCAATACGTaaggtttatttttactgaaatcacaccatatatacatatatatggcTAGATATGCTGcataataaagcaaaacatgGGAACAGTTCTCCATTAGTTTTTGTGAGATCTTAGCTTTAAAAGCCAGAAGACACTCCACTGCCTACCCAAGTCATCTGTTAACTATTAGAAGCAATTTAACTTGTCCATGTTCCCCTCCTCCCATCTCCCAGACTCTGTAGAGACAGTATTCAACCGCCTTACAGATCTTACAATCAGTAACAATTGTGcatatttttactgtaaattaGTTTCAACAACTTcaataaatatggaaaacagcaaatgagTAAGTGGTgcttaaataaaaatggcatAACGTAGTGCATTAATGCAAAATGAATGAGTCAATGCAGAGGGTCTGacctttaaaataatgtttgatAACTTTACCTCTTTTATCTCATCTTTAGCTTGCTGCAACTTATCAGGTTTGTTGGCAAGCTGGAGCTTTGCTTCTGCTTCACGTTTTTTTTGTAAAGTGACCTGAGCATCTTGCCACTTCTGCCAGCATTTCATTCGGTGATCAAACACACCCTGTAATGATGCATTAATTTACTAAACAACTGGAATTGTTAGAGCTATCTAAATTTACAGTATAAGAAGGTATTTCTGTATAAAACTGGAACAACTATACTCAAAGAAACTCCACTGTGTCTACTACATCTTCTTGTACTTCGTTTGACAGCACGCTTGCACAACTAAACACCATGTACAACGGACATTCAAGCCCCTTCAGAACAAACACCTCTGTGCCCCAAACTATTTTTTGTTCCTCATTCCACCAAAACTCTaccaaagcaagcaaacaatgATGGCAGAGAGGGGCAACAGAGGAACGGGAGAGGAGACAAAGGAAGAGATACAACAATTTGGCAAGTTCAAAGATAACTCTGGATAAAATTCTTACACTCCTTTCCCATGTCAAAACCTGATTATACTATACAGTATGACTTAAAGTccagtattttcttaaatgaaatgtAGATCCACAAATTATAGTTGTTTCACATTTACAGAAGATTTTGGCTATCCAACAAATATTGCCAAATTATGTTCTTGCTTAGATATAATAGCATAGTGTGCACAAATACTGTGCACAATTAGTACTGCTCAAAGTAGATGttcaacatttacattttttctggaTCCTATTATTACAGAATTAAAATCCATTCTCAGTTATAACAATCATTTTTATCATTGGAATAACTATCACagattcattcattttatttggaTGAAACTTAATACAAAAACTTAGTCTCAACTGTATAACAAATGTGCAAACACACAAGCATTCATTTACGTTGTACCTCAAAGTTTAGTAGTGGGACTTTAAACACTAAACCCAATATTTTTCTTAGCAGTACTCACTTTTACTGCAGCAATGAGACGAATGTAATCACCAAGCAGTTCTGAGAATACGTAAAAATCAGCAAAAGCTTGTTCTTGATGTAACTGATCTATCTTCTCCTCAACTTCAGCAAGCTGAGACAAAGCTCTAGACAGAGCAGTGTGGTCCTCGGAGTTACCTAACATGGCAGCACTTTTAGCAAAGGCAGCTGTGTTGGCTGAAAGTTCTGAAATATAGAAGTAACACTCAGTACAAGTAACTAATTTGTTATGTTACTCTATGGTATAGATCACCAGAGCAGAGATCTCTACCTGTTGCAACCCTAATTTCACCAACTGAAAAATGCAAGCTGTATTTCCAAAGCTCATGACAAAATACACAAGGAGATCACATTGAAACTACATTTAGGAGAATAGTATACAAAAAACTCTCCACCCACAAATGTTTTCCTGAGCCTGTTAATGTCACATTTACTCTGTCATGAGACTATTATCCAAAAGACCTAATTCAGGTAAAATGCAAGcccataaaacaaaaactaagaaAGCTACAGAACAATTTCAAACCAAACTGAACTGGTTTACAGCACAGTTGTTTCATGAAGctgacagtggaaaaaaaaactatgcaTTTCACCACCACAagtggaatttatttcttttggacTGTCCTGTTGACTGAAGTACCTCTAATCATGCCAAACATAATATATTGCCATGTTTTGACAAACATtaggcaaaaaaacaaaaccaaaacaacacaTACCAGCATGGCTGGCATCTATGAGCTGAAGATTTGAGCTTATCCATTAACTAAGGCAATTATCTCATCAAATCCCATGCAAGCCTTCCTATACAAAGTTATCTCCTATGAGGGACCTTTGAACATGTATTTTAATCTAATTACTTAAGAACTGAAAGTGTGGGCTTGTTTTTAACTTCGTTGTTTTTGCAGAATCACTAGAACACCAGAAAtgtttgtaggaaaaaaaaagccagcaaaaaaaaacaaacgtcTTCAGATATTTAAAACTTACAATTTAAATACATCTCTCAAAAAAACCCTTGCTTCCTCAAATCTCCAAGCAGCTGTCAAATCAACGGCAAACAAATGTatctattttccattttcattaattCTTAAAATACCCTTTAATCTCGAGGACATctgaacaaatatttgtttatttatttaactacaGAGAATAATTCCTGGGAGGATTGTGAAAAAGCAACTTCgtgtactttttaaaataaagttttgcaaGCCTACTCAAAATTTTGTCTTGATGCAGTAAGGTAAAAAGGCACATTTATGGTCTTGCTCACACTACAAGtcagagttgttttttgttttttttttatatatgtttttgtcgttgttgtttttaattatttaatgttcATCTTTGACAAAACAGCTGCATGGGTggttaaaacattaaaacaaactcaCAGGCACTCTGTAATACAAGCAAGCCCAAAGCTGATGTTCTATGATTAGTTATCTTTCCAGAAAAGTTTATCTTAACAGTAGCTAATGATATGTCATTATgtggacaaaacaaaaaaaattcctGTTTAAGAATTTAAACTTGGAGCAATATTGAATCATGAGATGTTTAAATGGATTTATACAACAACTTTTTGCTTGGAAGGAAACTGATCTTGCCATGAGATCTAGAGATACGTTTATGGATGTCTACTGTAGTAGAATTACTTGCTAGATATGGTGTTAGATTGCTGTTAGATCTCTGCAAGacaaaaacaactaaaatgCAACTAACTTTCATGTTCAACAGAAGGGATAACAGATATTctcaataaaataaagattaaacaAGGCATACCAAAAGTGCAAGAGTAGTTTACAGTAACAGGTgtaattttaagatttttttcattaaaatttactGTATAACTCTACTTAGTAGTTAAGACCATCACCATTTCCTACAGTTTTAAGCACGTAAGGTCATGCAAccacataaaagcaaaattaccTTTTCTGTGGCAGACCAATGCTTCAACACTGGCATGAAGTTTCTTAAGTTGCTGATCCAGATTCTCaaattgctgctgtttttcttcaaaccACTGACAAAAGATGAAAGAGTCAAGCATTACAAATTAGATTACCAGCaacatttcttgttttaaagcaGCAAATTATCCATGTACTGCCAGGGTGGTCAACTGACACAGTTAAGAATCCAAGCCAATAAGCAAATTAATAACCCATTTTCTCCTTCTACAGCCTTAAAATGCAATTGTTGAGCCTCATTAATTCGTCTCATTATTCAAGTCGAAAAATCAGCTCTTACTGCATCCGATTCATTCATCTTGATTGTCATTTTGTTGACAGCGTCGGCAGCCTTGTTCACCATCCTCAATATTCCTGCTCCACTCAGAGCCTGGGTGTTAACCGCTCTCGGCAGCTGGAATTGAATGACAAATAAGGGCAAACAGACTGGTTAAAAGGATGGAGGTTTAACTGGGCacaagggggaaagaaaaggatatAGTGTTTTCTTTAGTCCTATGTGTTTCAATATAGTGGAATCTAATTTCTCAGATTTACTACTTTTACATTCTCAgaggaaaacttaaaaatatagACTATTTACTTTTCTTCTACATCTTTACATTTAAATGGAACAAACAACCTACTTGTCCAAAGTTATTATGAACTAGCCAAAGGTCCTAACTAGCCACCTATATGCTACAGAGAACAATCTGCCATTGCAGGAGCAGCGAAGCTTAGATTTACAATAaattagatgaaaaaaatctgaagtaatTCATTATAATGCAAGATTTGCACTGTATACTGATCATAAAACGTTgatgtattttttgcttttcaatgGAAGACAGATTTCAAAACCTACCTCATCAGCATTGAGAGAACTGTGTATTGTTTAGGTATTCAGAAATCCTCAGAGGTTAATATAATAGTAATTTAATACTATTTTCAATTTAGTCTAAATACACTGTACAAGGTGGGCTCCCATGTCAGACCATTTACCTTTCACGTGTCATATTTTGCCTGTCAGCAGTGTTGACAAAACCACTTTTAGTTATCTATCAGTGATGCTTTTGTCAGTAGTGAGGCTTCAAACTTATTAGCATAGCTAAGACATCAACACTGGCCAAAAGACAATGTTACAGAAAATCCACTATACACATGTACAGAGGTATATAATATCTTtagcaaaacatttaattttgtgaaAGGTGCCAGACTTTCACTGCACTACTGACTGAAGTCCTCTGTTCACAAAACTCCTAGCCtggccagcagtgctgcaagCGTGATCACATTATCCCCCCAGCAAACATCAGGTTGGACTTGTAGAGGCAAGAAACCCATCTCCAAGTCACCTTAATTCCTGATCTTATTTACCTATCAGTAACCTCAATAACAGATAGTCACCGTATGCATGACAAGCTTCACTCAAAATTGGACAGACTGACTCAATTGAGAAGTCACTGTAAAGCAGACAGCTTCATCAGCACTATCAGACAATGTTTTATCAGAGGCACAGGCAGACTATTACCTAGGTTGCCTTCTGCAATTCTGTCCCATGAAGGGTACAATCTAGTTTTACTTCTCATGAATTTAGGAGATTAGGTCTCAACAGAAAGAGagtataatatattatattgaATATTACCATATCTAGAAATAAATAGGAGAACTTTAAAGAACTTAAATACCTCAGAACTTTCCAAGAACTGCCTTAAATCTGGATCTTGTAACAAGGTTGGGTGTTTTACTGTTCGCTGTAGATAcctatgattttaaaaattaaaatattagatAACAGAACAAATTTAATGTGACTGACAGCATTGGAAAGTGTCCTTCATCTAAAGAACTGGTACAATACAGGCAGCACGCAGTCTCCCTCAATATCTAATGGGGCTTGAACACTCCTGTAAAGTCACCTCTAAACACTCAGAGGACAGTTCAGTCTCTATGCCCCTTCAACCTTTTGCCTCTCTGCTGAGTGTTCAAATCATACTTCTGCATTCTGACACCTTTCTCCAACATATGCTTAGGTTGTGGGCTATAAAGAGTTACAGGCTAGCACCACTAAGCAGTTTGAACATTCATTGAAGTCTTAGGCTGCCACAAAACCTGAACCTTCTGATTAAAAATGATCCAGCCCCATGCACTGCATACCataaaacaacacagcaaaGTTGATGGTTTCAAAACTACTTTGTTTAAACCAGAAACTCCTTTAGGTGGGATCTGCCATACCTGTACATTGTGAAGTGTTAAAATATTATACTTTGTATTTTTGACAGCTAAATGAAATCCTCCTGCTCCAATAACAGTCACTTTAggccaggaaaaaaagacaacaacaacaacaaaaagatgagCTTGTTTAAAAATTCTTGCACAGTGCAGTAGACAGGTTTTTTGTTACAGCTAATTTTGCCTCACTTGTTTTAGAATAAAATGAAGTCTTGAAAAAATGAGCTGATTATGTTCTAGCTATGAGCTCCTTATTTTCTGGCTAGACTAGACCTTCAACCCCTAGTAGTTCTTCAGGACTCATCCACTCAGAAGTGATATTAATGCAGCTCCTttcctttgcaatttttttgcatttccagTTGATCTAACAACTATTGAACAAGCACGGGTTAAAGAGTGACAATTCAACAGCATTCTTCCACTAAAAACTGCTCTAAGTTTGTCATAACTGACTTTGGTATTATGGACAAAGTGTCACATTAGTGCTTTATAGAAACGTAGTACTTCAAAATGTCATGTGAGCTTAAGTACATAATGTTGccaattaaaatattctgacaGAACACTATCAACAGCACTTTGTACCTTTTGGAAAGCTTAATTTTTCCCAAGCCTCTGCTGTGAATTGCCAGACCCAACCCATTACCTTCACAAATTGCTTAAAAAGTGACCTTAGAAATGTAGAAAGGGACTCAACTGAAAGCATGAGTACACTGACAACGAACAGTGTATTTTCTCCATCTGCCATTAGATATGGTAACcagatacttttattttcttcctaaagaaGCTAAGGGTTGCAGTGAAACTATTTCACTCAATGGATTGCTCAACTTTTCCCTGCTCTTCCAAACACTCAACACATTAAAGTTGACATGGCAGGCAgctgaagagatttttctttagaaatctGCTGCTACAGAATAACCCTTAGTCCAAGGGAGGTTTCAAGTATTTTCCTTGGACACAACTGGCAGTGTTGCTTGAGGGTATCTGGCAGACTTGCAGTATGTAAGTTCAATATTCTAGGCCATGAATTTTAGCGAACTCAATCAGGCACATTGCTTTGCTGCCCACTTTCCCCACAGCTCTGGGCTCACTGAAGCAAATTGAAGCAGATGTCTCTGGTTTGACATTCTGGTGCACAGTAATGGTTTGCTTAGGTTTatgaacaaacaacaaaaccactgcTTTTGAATACCATTTGAGCACCATGGTAGGCAGGtaactttcattttgaaagaaaaagccagTTAAAATTGGCATGATGAAAAAGTTGTTCCTTGCCAGATAAGATTTTTATAGtctttctgagggaaaaaaaaagaaaaaaaaaagaaaaagagagatgtAATAGTGTGAAGTCTTCCTAACAACATCAAAAAGTCCTGACAAATTCACTCCCCAGTATAGGAGGCACACTTAACATCCATTATAACTTGTATACCAGTAGAATTCCTTTAGCAAATAAGTGACAAATGAGCATTTAAAGCATGCATGCAAGTTAATGAATTAAACTTGTCCAAGTCATTCAAACGAGCAACCCAGGGGGAAACTAGTCATCTTTGTTATTGACAAAGCTATGTGGAAGCATCTGCTCAGTTATCTACTCCAATCCCAGCTGTTACTCCATCTTTGTCTCACAGCACCATTCATTTAGGAACACACTTATTTAAGCATGAACAACGTGCTTTGCAGTTCTACACCAAGTGACAGAACTACTTCAGTAACTTCTGTGTGcaattttaagaaggaaattttGTCACATACCAATTTTCAGTGAGAAATAACTGTAAGATGGGACATCCTATCAGTATTTGAGATTTTTGAGGTTCAATATCAGTTGGATGCTCTATTACTtagcaaataaaaagatattaGGAACATGATTCCAAAGAGATGTATTTTGATTAAGATTATATGTCAAAAGACATATCAAACGGATGATGTATGAAGTTCTTGAGCTTTTGGACCCTAGAGACAAACTAAAACCTTCCATTTTTGTCAATTTTCCTGTTTAACTACAACTGTTGTTATATGGaatattgttttcaaatgaTGCAATCACAGCtacagcataaaataaaatcatactaAAATTAAGTTTGTATATCTGCACAAGTTTTTCTAGTTGCTTTCAAACATCTTTATTTATCCATGCCAACAAGAAGGGATGATGCAGTGTATCTACAGAAGTACCCTTATGGGGCAGAGATGCTTTAACAATATTAGCTGGATACCAGCgctgggtgatttttttttttccaccaaaattCAGCTAGTCACAACTACACATTGCAAGTCATCAAAGCACCACTTTGGTTTCCAGTGACTGAGGGTCTCTTTcacccttttcccttcccagcagctgaCTTTCTATGAAAGAgacatatttctgaaatgacTTAATTCCTAAATAACAAAATGCCTAAGCAAACTGATGAAGAAAGTTTTGATTACCGGATTCCTGCAATCTCAATTCTAAGCACTTACCAGCTTGAAAAGATGTAGCATTAATCccatatataaataaatctacATTTCCAGTTATTAATAGGAATTACACACATTTCTACAAAGATTTAGGAGATGCATGCACCCTCCAGAATTCACCTAGGTACAGATGGCCCAGATCCCAGTTACAGAGTCCGCAAAGTATCTTAAAAGTCATCTTGAGGCTAAACAAGTTTTAGATGCATATATTACCTTTCTAGagctgctcttcttttttctaCAAATTCAGTAGATGAAGAATCTTCCTTGCCTACTTTAACCTTGGTCATGcctttgaagaaaatgtcatcatattgattttactttattatataaaattcaTTAACATAACTGATACAATTAGAAGATAAAGCTCACCTAAATTCAGGTATTTAAGtca harbors:
- the SNX2 gene encoding sorting nexin-2 isoform X1, coding for MAAEREPPPLGEARPAELEELEDGEELFASTVSTMESSPSSPEPASLPAEDLSTNSNGPKPTEIMLDDDREDLFAEATEEVSLDSPERDPILSPEPTPAITPVTPTTLVAPRMESKSVTSPAIFDRSREEIEEEANGDMFDIEINVSDPEKVGDGMNAYMAYRVTTKTSLSMFHKNEFSVKRRFSDFLGLHSKLATKYMHIGYIVPPAPEKSIVGMTKVKVGKEDSSSTEFVEKRRAALERYLQRTVKHPTLLQDPDLRQFLESSELPRAVNTQALSGAGILRMVNKAADAVNKMTIKMNESDAWFEEKQQQFENLDQQLKKLHASVEALVCHRKELSANTAAFAKSAAMLGNSEDHTALSRALSQLAEVEEKIDQLHQEQAFADFYVFSELLGDYIRLIAAVKGVFDHRMKCWQKWQDAQVTLQKKREAEAKLQLANKPDKLQQAKDEIKEWETKVQQGEKDFEQISKTIRKEVGRFEKERVKDFKTVIIKYLESLVQTQQQLIKYWEAFLPEAKAIA
- the SNX2 gene encoding sorting nexin-2 isoform X2, whose product is MLDDDREDLFAEATEEVSLDSPERDPILSPEPTPAITPVTPTTLVAPRMESKSVTSPAIFDRSREEIEEEANGDMFDIEINVSDPEKVGDGMNAYMAYRVTTKTSLSMFHKNEFSVKRRFSDFLGLHSKLATKYMHIGYIVPPAPEKSIVGMTKVKVGKEDSSSTEFVEKRRAALERYLQRTVKHPTLLQDPDLRQFLESSELPRAVNTQALSGAGILRMVNKAADAVNKMTIKMNESDAWFEEKQQQFENLDQQLKKLHASVEALVCHRKELSANTAAFAKSAAMLGNSEDHTALSRALSQLAEVEEKIDQLHQEQAFADFYVFSELLGDYIRLIAAVKGVFDHRMKCWQKWQDAQVTLQKKREAEAKLQLANKPDKLQQAKDEIKEWETKVQQGEKDFEQISKTIRKEVGRFEKERVKDFKTVIIKYLESLVQTQQQLIKYWEAFLPEAKAIA